A single Nicotiana tabacum cultivar K326 chromosome 5, ASM71507v2, whole genome shotgun sequence DNA region contains:
- the LOC107775333 gene encoding protein root UVB sensitive 1, chloroplastic isoform X1 gives MSYAGHVLSLPRLTSAPFSLLPPQTTAGTLFSTTTANHSPRFTPLKIHNLSLRRPSACSNNHSGGGADGNDGGGGDNGGGGDWWSNFFNFNNKKSPLLLLPFSRNEDSSIIDSILSCKPLLLFFVSASSSITCCLILASFVQAKTKNEENCREIVYEIKGGRRIELELDNSKDEFILPKTMWSRLLFNPNSFSSGSGYVSNLWMQCKELTMNLLLPEGFPESVTSDYLEYSIWRGVQGLAAQISGVLATQALLYAVGLGKGAIPTAAAVNWVLKDGIGYLSKILLSNYGRHFDVNPKSWRLFADLLENAAYGLEILTPAFPHLFVPIGAVAGAGRSAASLIQAATRSCFYAGFAAQRNFAEVIAKGEAQGMVSKGVGIMLGIALANCTRSSTSLALASFGVITWIHMFCNLKSYQSIQLRTLNPYRASLVFSEYLLSGLVPSVKEVNDEEPVFPAALLNRKAAHESSQTQTEVLSVNAKQAAARIVQRLQLGSKLSDVATSREDVLALFELYKNEGYILTEQEGRFCIVLKESSSPQDMLKSLFHVNYLYWLEKNAGIKSSSVANDCRPGGRLQISLEYVEREFNHVKNDGEVAGWVIDSLIARPLPNRIRLGYAAVSSVAEG, from the exons ATGAGCTACGCCGGCCACGTTCTCTCCCTTCCCCGTTTAACTTCAGCGCCGTTTTCCCTTCTTCCTCCGCAAACCACCGCCGGCACGCTCTTCTCTACCACCACAGCAAACCACTCTCCTCGCTTTACTCCCCTTAAAATCCACAACCTGTCTCTTCGCCGCCCTTCAGCTTGCAGCAACAACCATAGTGGCGGCGGTGCTGATGGAAATGATGGCGGCGGCGGTGACAATGGAGGCGGCGGTGATTGGTGGagcaatttcttcaattttaataaCAAAAAATCTCCTCTCCTCCTCCTTCCATTTTCCCGTAACGAAGATAGTTCTATTATTGATTCTATATTATCATGTAAGCCACTGCTATTGTTCTTCGTATCAGCTTCTTCTTCAATTACGTGCTGCTTAATATTAGCTTCGTTCGTacaagcaaaaacaaaaaacGAAGAAAACTGTAGAGAAATTGTGTATGAAATTAAAGGAGGAAGGCGGATTGAACTTGAGCTGGATAATTCAAAGGATGAATTTATTCTTCCGAAGACAATGTGGTCACGTTTGTTATTTAACCCTAACTCCTTCTCTTCGGGTAgtggttatgtttcaaatttgtgGATGCAATGCAAGGAATTAACGATGAATTTGCTGTTGCCTGAGGGGTTTCCGGAGAGTGTGACGAGTGATTATTTGGAGTATTCAATCTGGAGAGGGGTTCAAGGTCTTGCTGCACAAATTAGTGGTGTTCTTGCTACCCAG GCCTTACTTTACGCCGTTGGATTAGGGAAAGGAGCTATTCCTACTGCTGCAGCTGTCAATTGGGTGCTTAAGGATGGCATTGGATATCTTAGCAAGATTCTTTTGTCAAATTATGGCAGGCATTTTGATGTCAATCCTAAGAGCTGGAGGCTGTTTGCAGACCTTTTGGAGAATGCTGCTTATGGGCTGGAGATTTTGACCCCTGCCTTCCCACATCTGTTTGTTCCTATCGGAGCTGTTGCTGGAGCAGGGAGATCAGCCGCTTCATTAATCCAG GCTGCTACAAGGAGCTGCTTCTATGCGGGTTTTGCTGCTCAGAGGAATTTCGCGGAG GTGATTGCAAAGGGTGAAGCTCAAGGAATGGTGAGCAAAGGAGTTGGAATCATGCTTGGCATTGCACTGGCTAACTGCACCCGCTCTTCTACATCTCTTGCTCTTGCTTCTTTTGGAGTGATAACTTGGATCCACATGTTCTGTAATCTGAAGTCATATCAGTCCATTCAACTAAGGACTTTAAATCCTTATCGAGCAA GTTTAGTCTTCAGTGAGTATCTGCTCAGTGGTCTGGTTCCTTCAGTTAAAGAGGTCAATGATGAGGAGCCTGTTTTCCCAGCTGCTCTTTTAAATCGAAAGGCAGCACATGAA TCTTCTCAGACACAAACGGAAGTGCTTTCTGTCAATGCTAAGCAAGCAGCTGCTAGGATTGTGCAGCGGTTGCAGCTAGGTTCTAAACTTTCTGATGTTGCTACTAGTCGAGAAGATGTGCTTGCTCTGTTTGAACTGTACAAGAATGAAGGTTACATTTTGACTGAGCAAGAAGGAAGATTTTGT ATTGTGCTGAAAGAAAGTTCATCGCCACAAGATATGTTGAAGTCATTGTTTCATGTCAATTACCTGTACTGGTTGGAGAAAAATGCAGGAATCAAGTCGAGCAGTGTAGCTAATGACTGCAGGCCTGGGGGAAGGCTGCAGATATCTTTGGAGTATGTTGAGAGAGAGTTTAATCATGTTAAAAATGATGGTGAAGTAGCAGGTTGGGTGATTGACAGTCTCATTGCAAGGCCTTTGCCAAATCGAATTCGCTTGGGTTATGCAGCTGTATCTTCTGTTGCAGAAGGTTGA
- the LOC107775333 gene encoding protein root UVB sensitive 1, chloroplastic isoform X3 — protein MSYAGHVLSLPRLTSAPFSLLPPQTTAGTLFSTTTANHSPRFTPLKIHNLSLRRPSACSNNHSGGGADGNDGGGGDNGGGGDWWSNFFNFNNKKSPLLLLPFSRNEDSSIIDSILSCKPLLLFFVSASSSITCCLILASFVQAKTKNEENCREIVYEIKGGRRIELELDNSKDEFILPKTMWSRLLFNPNSFSSGSGYVSNLWMQCKELTMNLLLPEGFPESVTSDYLEYSIWRGVQGLAAQISGVLATQALLYAVGLGKGAIPTAAAVNWVLKDGIGYLSKILLSNYGRHFDVNPKSWRLFADLLENAAYGLEILTPAFPHLFVPIGAVAGAGRSAASLIQAATRSCFYAGFAAQRNFAEVIAKGEAQGMVSKGVGIMLGIALANCTRSSTSLALASFGVITWIHMFCNLKSYQSIQLRTLNPYRASLVFSEYLLSGLVPSVKEVNDEEPVFPAALLNRKAAHEIVLKESSSPQDMLKSLFHVNYLYWLEKNAGIKSSSVANDCRPGGRLQISLEYVEREFNHVKNDGEVAGWVIDSLIARPLPNRIRLGYAAVSSVAEG, from the exons ATGAGCTACGCCGGCCACGTTCTCTCCCTTCCCCGTTTAACTTCAGCGCCGTTTTCCCTTCTTCCTCCGCAAACCACCGCCGGCACGCTCTTCTCTACCACCACAGCAAACCACTCTCCTCGCTTTACTCCCCTTAAAATCCACAACCTGTCTCTTCGCCGCCCTTCAGCTTGCAGCAACAACCATAGTGGCGGCGGTGCTGATGGAAATGATGGCGGCGGCGGTGACAATGGAGGCGGCGGTGATTGGTGGagcaatttcttcaattttaataaCAAAAAATCTCCTCTCCTCCTCCTTCCATTTTCCCGTAACGAAGATAGTTCTATTATTGATTCTATATTATCATGTAAGCCACTGCTATTGTTCTTCGTATCAGCTTCTTCTTCAATTACGTGCTGCTTAATATTAGCTTCGTTCGTacaagcaaaaacaaaaaacGAAGAAAACTGTAGAGAAATTGTGTATGAAATTAAAGGAGGAAGGCGGATTGAACTTGAGCTGGATAATTCAAAGGATGAATTTATTCTTCCGAAGACAATGTGGTCACGTTTGTTATTTAACCCTAACTCCTTCTCTTCGGGTAgtggttatgtttcaaatttgtgGATGCAATGCAAGGAATTAACGATGAATTTGCTGTTGCCTGAGGGGTTTCCGGAGAGTGTGACGAGTGATTATTTGGAGTATTCAATCTGGAGAGGGGTTCAAGGTCTTGCTGCACAAATTAGTGGTGTTCTTGCTACCCAG GCCTTACTTTACGCCGTTGGATTAGGGAAAGGAGCTATTCCTACTGCTGCAGCTGTCAATTGGGTGCTTAAGGATGGCATTGGATATCTTAGCAAGATTCTTTTGTCAAATTATGGCAGGCATTTTGATGTCAATCCTAAGAGCTGGAGGCTGTTTGCAGACCTTTTGGAGAATGCTGCTTATGGGCTGGAGATTTTGACCCCTGCCTTCCCACATCTGTTTGTTCCTATCGGAGCTGTTGCTGGAGCAGGGAGATCAGCCGCTTCATTAATCCAG GCTGCTACAAGGAGCTGCTTCTATGCGGGTTTTGCTGCTCAGAGGAATTTCGCGGAG GTGATTGCAAAGGGTGAAGCTCAAGGAATGGTGAGCAAAGGAGTTGGAATCATGCTTGGCATTGCACTGGCTAACTGCACCCGCTCTTCTACATCTCTTGCTCTTGCTTCTTTTGGAGTGATAACTTGGATCCACATGTTCTGTAATCTGAAGTCATATCAGTCCATTCAACTAAGGACTTTAAATCCTTATCGAGCAA GTTTAGTCTTCAGTGAGTATCTGCTCAGTGGTCTGGTTCCTTCAGTTAAAGAGGTCAATGATGAGGAGCCTGTTTTCCCAGCTGCTCTTTTAAATCGAAAGGCAGCACATGAA ATTGTGCTGAAAGAAAGTTCATCGCCACAAGATATGTTGAAGTCATTGTTTCATGTCAATTACCTGTACTGGTTGGAGAAAAATGCAGGAATCAAGTCGAGCAGTGTAGCTAATGACTGCAGGCCTGGGGGAAGGCTGCAGATATCTTTGGAGTATGTTGAGAGAGAGTTTAATCATGTTAAAAATGATGGTGAAGTAGCAGGTTGGGTGATTGACAGTCTCATTGCAAGGCCTTTGCCAAATCGAATTCGCTTGGGTTATGCAGCTGTATCTTCTGTTGCAGAAGGTTGA
- the LOC107775333 gene encoding protein root UVB sensitive 1, chloroplastic isoform X2: MSYAGHVLSLPRLTSAPFSLLPPQTTAGTLFSTTTANHSPRFTPLKIHNLSLRRPSACSNNHSGGGADGNDGGGGDNGGGGDWWSNFFNFNNKKSPLLLLPFSRNEDSSIIDSILSCKPLLLFFVSASSSITCCLILASFVQAKTKNEENCREIVYEIKGGRRIELELDNSKDEFILPKTMWSRLLFNPNSFSSGSGYVSNLWMQCKELTMNLLLPEGFPESVTSDYLEYSIWRGVQGLAAQISGVLATQALLYAVGLGKGAIPTAAAVNWVLKDGIGYLSKILLSNYGRHFDVNPKSWRLFADLLENAAYGLEILTPAFPHLFVPIGAVAGAGRSAASLIQAATRSCFYAGFAAQRNFAEVIAKGEAQGMVSKGVGIMLGIALANCTRSSTSLALASFGVITWIHMFCNLKSYQSIQLRTLNPYRASLVFSEYLLSGLVPSVKEVNDEEPVFPAALLNRKAAHETQTEVLSVNAKQAAARIVQRLQLGSKLSDVATSREDVLALFELYKNEGYILTEQEGRFCIVLKESSSPQDMLKSLFHVNYLYWLEKNAGIKSSSVANDCRPGGRLQISLEYVEREFNHVKNDGEVAGWVIDSLIARPLPNRIRLGYAAVSSVAEG, encoded by the exons ATGAGCTACGCCGGCCACGTTCTCTCCCTTCCCCGTTTAACTTCAGCGCCGTTTTCCCTTCTTCCTCCGCAAACCACCGCCGGCACGCTCTTCTCTACCACCACAGCAAACCACTCTCCTCGCTTTACTCCCCTTAAAATCCACAACCTGTCTCTTCGCCGCCCTTCAGCTTGCAGCAACAACCATAGTGGCGGCGGTGCTGATGGAAATGATGGCGGCGGCGGTGACAATGGAGGCGGCGGTGATTGGTGGagcaatttcttcaattttaataaCAAAAAATCTCCTCTCCTCCTCCTTCCATTTTCCCGTAACGAAGATAGTTCTATTATTGATTCTATATTATCATGTAAGCCACTGCTATTGTTCTTCGTATCAGCTTCTTCTTCAATTACGTGCTGCTTAATATTAGCTTCGTTCGTacaagcaaaaacaaaaaacGAAGAAAACTGTAGAGAAATTGTGTATGAAATTAAAGGAGGAAGGCGGATTGAACTTGAGCTGGATAATTCAAAGGATGAATTTATTCTTCCGAAGACAATGTGGTCACGTTTGTTATTTAACCCTAACTCCTTCTCTTCGGGTAgtggttatgtttcaaatttgtgGATGCAATGCAAGGAATTAACGATGAATTTGCTGTTGCCTGAGGGGTTTCCGGAGAGTGTGACGAGTGATTATTTGGAGTATTCAATCTGGAGAGGGGTTCAAGGTCTTGCTGCACAAATTAGTGGTGTTCTTGCTACCCAG GCCTTACTTTACGCCGTTGGATTAGGGAAAGGAGCTATTCCTACTGCTGCAGCTGTCAATTGGGTGCTTAAGGATGGCATTGGATATCTTAGCAAGATTCTTTTGTCAAATTATGGCAGGCATTTTGATGTCAATCCTAAGAGCTGGAGGCTGTTTGCAGACCTTTTGGAGAATGCTGCTTATGGGCTGGAGATTTTGACCCCTGCCTTCCCACATCTGTTTGTTCCTATCGGAGCTGTTGCTGGAGCAGGGAGATCAGCCGCTTCATTAATCCAG GCTGCTACAAGGAGCTGCTTCTATGCGGGTTTTGCTGCTCAGAGGAATTTCGCGGAG GTGATTGCAAAGGGTGAAGCTCAAGGAATGGTGAGCAAAGGAGTTGGAATCATGCTTGGCATTGCACTGGCTAACTGCACCCGCTCTTCTACATCTCTTGCTCTTGCTTCTTTTGGAGTGATAACTTGGATCCACATGTTCTGTAATCTGAAGTCATATCAGTCCATTCAACTAAGGACTTTAAATCCTTATCGAGCAA GTTTAGTCTTCAGTGAGTATCTGCTCAGTGGTCTGGTTCCTTCAGTTAAAGAGGTCAATGATGAGGAGCCTGTTTTCCCAGCTGCTCTTTTAAATCGAAAGGCAGCACATGAA ACACAAACGGAAGTGCTTTCTGTCAATGCTAAGCAAGCAGCTGCTAGGATTGTGCAGCGGTTGCAGCTAGGTTCTAAACTTTCTGATGTTGCTACTAGTCGAGAAGATGTGCTTGCTCTGTTTGAACTGTACAAGAATGAAGGTTACATTTTGACTGAGCAAGAAGGAAGATTTTGT ATTGTGCTGAAAGAAAGTTCATCGCCACAAGATATGTTGAAGTCATTGTTTCATGTCAATTACCTGTACTGGTTGGAGAAAAATGCAGGAATCAAGTCGAGCAGTGTAGCTAATGACTGCAGGCCTGGGGGAAGGCTGCAGATATCTTTGGAGTATGTTGAGAGAGAGTTTAATCATGTTAAAAATGATGGTGAAGTAGCAGGTTGGGTGATTGACAGTCTCATTGCAAGGCCTTTGCCAAATCGAATTCGCTTGGGTTATGCAGCTGTATCTTCTGTTGCAGAAGGTTGA